The following proteins are co-located in the Gloeocapsa sp. PCC 7428 genome:
- a CDS encoding peroxiredoxin → MTLAVGTDAPSFTAKDTNGNTVSLSDFAGKTVVLYFYPKDDTPGCTKQACSFRDARTEYQNKDIVVLGVSKDDEASHQQFTQKYNLNFPLLADTDGSIIKAYDVDGGGYAKRVTYVIDPNGKIVHIDSAVNTTTHASDVLAALGL, encoded by the coding sequence ATGACTCTAGCCGTTGGTACTGATGCTCCTAGCTTTACTGCCAAAGATACAAATGGCAACACTGTTTCACTATCTGACTTTGCTGGTAAAACAGTCGTTTTATACTTCTATCCTAAAGACGACACCCCTGGTTGTACGAAGCAAGCTTGCAGCTTTCGCGATGCTCGAACCGAGTATCAAAACAAAGATATTGTTGTTTTGGGTGTGAGTAAAGATGACGAAGCTTCGCACCAACAGTTTACACAGAAGTACAACTTGAATTTTCCGTTGCTGGCTGATACTGATGGCTCAATTATCAAAGCTTACGATGTCGATGGTGGCGGCTATGCTAAGCGCGTCACTTATGTGATCGATCCTAATGGCAAGATCGTTCATATAGATAGTGCTGTTAATACGACAACTCACGCTAGCGATGTTCTAGCAGCACTAGGACTTTAA